The following proteins are co-located in the Fluviicola sp. genome:
- a CDS encoding Crp/Fnr family transcriptional regulator gives MDSHILLQDLQAYSDFSERDFPDFLKLFTEFKVRKNEFFYQAGEIPRYSPFIVKGCMRKFFINDDGDEQIVFFAEEKWFAGEVQCMRSKTKTEMYLQALEDCDILAITLENAEYGMKNFPAYRQYFDLKYASDHNRIIQEATRLKNDTPETLYKRLLETRPSLILRVPQHHIANYLGLRTETISRIRRKIALG, from the coding sequence TTGGATTCACATATACTTCTGCAGGATTTACAAGCATACTCCGACTTTTCAGAGCGTGATTTTCCTGATTTTTTAAAGTTGTTTACCGAGTTTAAGGTCAGGAAGAACGAATTTTTCTATCAAGCCGGAGAAATCCCAAGATACAGTCCGTTTATTGTAAAGGGATGCATGCGCAAATTTTTTATCAATGATGATGGGGACGAACAGATTGTATTCTTTGCCGAAGAAAAATGGTTTGCAGGTGAAGTACAATGTATGCGATCAAAAACCAAAACAGAAATGTATCTTCAAGCTTTGGAAGACTGTGATATATTAGCGATAACACTTGAAAATGCAGAATATGGGATGAAAAACTTTCCTGCGTACAGGCAGTATTTTGATCTAAAGTACGCATCAGACCACAATCGGATAATACAGGAAGCAACCCGCTTGAAAAACGATACTCCTGAAACTTTATACAAAAGACTTTTGGAAACCAGACCTTCTTTGATATTGCGGGTTCCGCAGCATCACATTGCCAATTATTTAGGCCTAAGAACGGAAACAATAAGCCGCATAAGGAGAAAAATAGCTCTCGGATGA
- a CDS encoding cupin domain-containing protein, with amino-acid sequence MATDLYAGFTNPNAGETFRCISNDAEAFVFEWIVQPGGHVPNPHIHFTQDELFHIKSGEIRMVLDGKEYIGKAGDSINATKGASHIAYNNTPEILTCVVEFRPALDSFKFFQCMGGLVLDKDYDKNGQVNIPKMCYFMKRMKAKSITRPTNIPAPIFKIVLNLFYMKGIILGWNKYYKKYTE; translated from the coding sequence ATGGCAACAGATTTATACGCTGGATTTACAAATCCAAATGCAGGAGAAACATTTCGCTGCATTTCAAACGATGCCGAAGCATTTGTCTTCGAATGGATTGTGCAACCAGGCGGACACGTACCTAATCCACATATCCACTTTACGCAGGATGAATTATTTCATATTAAGAGCGGGGAAATACGCATGGTTTTGGACGGAAAGGAATACATAGGTAAAGCCGGAGACTCCATAAATGCTACTAAGGGTGCATCGCATATCGCTTACAATAATACGCCGGAAATTTTGACCTGTGTTGTAGAATTCAGGCCTGCACTTGATTCGTTTAAATTTTTTCAATGTATGGGAGGCCTTGTTCTCGATAAGGATTATGATAAAAACGGACAGGTGAATATTCCTAAGATGTGCTATTTCATGAAGAGAATGAAAGCAAAGAGCATTACACGGCCTACCAATATCCCCGCTCCGATATTTAAAATTGTGCTGAACCTGTTTTATATGAAAGGAATAATTTTAGGCTGGAACAAGTATTATAAAAAATATACAGAGTAA
- a CDS encoding T9SS type A sorting domain-containing protein: MKTKCILSVFAVVFTIASHAQNWTSGLNSGGSNSQTSTDVAESPGGSKVVVGTYTRGNALFGTITLNWLTGYPSDPFDVTPNGFIVKYSSTNSVLVATRIAASAGVTISSVTTASNGYIYVCGTYQSICSFYNASSPNAATPVTTLPAAPPIGSVINPRRGFVAKYSPAGILIWARRGLGSSEVITDIAVSDDHTQLVVTGRIHDPDPGNGILAGTYVLWLDPTTGNSIRSYNYTDHWIYTNIYKTGLCIDHSNNVIVSGRMEGTSYTVQGASGNIPVTSNGIRASIYAKYSSSGNLLWARATGASITTPTSTPSSMIADENNNIYIAGWAASTGTSYNLQFPTSSTTYTTVPIPASVANNGYIVKLNSSNGYALWTSYARNTTPGVEAISLANGKCNFIYACMNTTASPTYTDASNTVVSPAISSSQGLAIVPINTNGQLLTTTPWIANGVTGRAHISSSVYNTLQCVSTASSPLSLQTSSGTITLNPASGSSDVILGTITYSGPAPTITLPEQTEICEGSSIPLNATVTGTPSFTYTWSIYNAATGNYDNFATTGSSSYSVAPSIYGSYIITLGTFRFVNFQVTVTDCSGLTSSYTQTFVLKGGIVYTQVSGVDVCYKNQVTAPNAVFSVNAQNVDAYSWQYSADGGTTWIPCSGTGYSGVNTATLTVLSPTATQNNYLFRCKLSGCPTQETNAALLTVTPCPQRPDGDDYAEKMFKHVEKTLSGFKLSLYPNPVNTTLEVVFESDIRDSENTTSEAYILDMTGRKVHEIPFEKGRHTLEVSYLQNGTYSFVVLMNGKVVDQQKFIVMH, from the coding sequence ATGAAGACAAAATGTATTTTAAGCGTATTCGCTGTCGTCTTTACTATCGCCTCGCATGCGCAAAACTGGACATCGGGCCTCAATTCAGGAGGTTCCAATTCTCAAACTTCCACCGATGTGGCCGAATCACCCGGCGGAAGTAAAGTTGTAGTTGGTACATATACCAGAGGAAATGCGCTTTTCGGAACGATTACATTGAATTGGCTGACAGGTTATCCCTCCGATCCGTTTGATGTAACCCCAAACGGATTCATTGTTAAATATTCTTCCACCAACAGTGTTTTGGTAGCCACCAGAATTGCTGCGTCTGCCGGTGTTACAATCAGTTCCGTAACAACAGCCAGCAATGGTTATATTTATGTTTGCGGTACTTATCAGTCTATCTGTTCTTTTTACAATGCTTCCAGTCCAAATGCTGCTACTCCTGTCACTACATTACCGGCAGCCCCTCCAATTGGATCCGTTATAAACCCGAGAAGGGGATTTGTAGCTAAATATTCGCCTGCTGGAATTTTGATATGGGCAAGAAGAGGGCTCGGGTCATCTGAAGTCATAACTGACATAGCGGTTAGTGATGACCACACCCAATTGGTCGTTACCGGACGAATTCATGATCCTGATCCAGGAAATGGAATCCTTGCCGGAACCTATGTTTTATGGTTGGACCCTACGACCGGAAACTCGATTCGCTCGTATAACTATACCGATCACTGGATTTATACAAACATCTATAAAACCGGTTTGTGTATTGATCACTCGAATAATGTGATCGTATCAGGTCGCATGGAAGGAACATCTTATACAGTGCAGGGAGCAAGCGGCAATATTCCTGTTACAAGTAACGGAATAAGGGCTTCAATCTATGCAAAATATTCATCTTCCGGGAATCTCTTATGGGCACGGGCCACGGGAGCAAGTATCACTACGCCTACCAGTACACCTTCCTCAATGATTGCTGACGAAAACAATAATATCTACATTGCAGGATGGGCCGCTTCGACAGGGACCAGCTATAACCTCCAATTTCCTACTTCATCAACAACTTATACGACTGTTCCCATCCCCGCATCGGTAGCCAATAACGGGTATATCGTAAAGTTGAATTCCAGCAACGGGTATGCATTATGGACAAGTTATGCCAGGAATACTACGCCCGGCGTCGAAGCTATTTCATTGGCTAACGGAAAATGCAATTTTATTTATGCATGCATGAATACAACTGCAAGCCCAACTTATACAGACGCGTCCAATACCGTGGTTTCTCCGGCTATTTCATCCTCACAAGGCTTGGCTATTGTTCCTATAAATACCAATGGGCAATTACTGACAACTACCCCGTGGATTGCCAATGGCGTTACCGGGAGGGCACACATTTCATCTTCCGTATACAATACCCTGCAATGTGTTTCAACGGCTTCTTCACCGTTATCACTACAGACCTCGAGCGGGACAATTACGTTGAATCCTGCCTCCGGTTCAAGCGATGTCATTTTAGGAACGATTACTTATAGTGGGCCGGCTCCAACAATCACACTTCCTGAGCAGACGGAAATTTGTGAAGGCTCTTCCATTCCGTTAAACGCTACTGTTACCGGCACTCCTTCTTTCACCTATACCTGGAGTATTTACAATGCTGCAACCGGTAATTACGATAATTTTGCAACTACCGGATCATCTTCATATAGTGTCGCTCCATCGATTTACGGATCTTATATCATCACTTTAGGGACTTTCCGGTTTGTTAATTTCCAGGTTACTGTAACAGATTGCAGTGGGTTAACAAGCTCATACACTCAGACGTTCGTTCTGAAAGGAGGTATCGTTTATACGCAGGTATCAGGGGTTGACGTTTGTTATAAGAATCAGGTTACAGCACCAAATGCTGTATTTTCTGTAAACGCACAGAATGTGGATGCTTATTCGTGGCAGTATAGTGCAGATGGTGGAACAACCTGGATCCCATGCAGCGGTACCGGTTACTCAGGTGTGAATACAGCAACATTAACAGTGTTAAGCCCCACCGCAACTCAGAATAATTATCTGTTCCGTTGCAAATTAAGCGGTTGCCCTACACAGGAAACCAATGCTGCTTTACTAACTGTTACTCCATGTCCACAGCGCCCTGACGGTGATGATTATGCAGAAAAAATGTTTAAGCACGTGGAAAAAACACTTTCCGGCTTTAAACTAAGCTTGTACCCAAACCCCGTGAACACGACTCTTGAAGTTGTGTTTGAATCTGACATCCGGGATTCAGAAAATACGACTTCAGAAGCTTACATTCTTGATATGACCGGAAGAAAAGTCCACGAAATTCCATTTGAGAAAGGGCGTCATACGTTAGAGGTTTCTTATCTCCAAAACGGAACTTATTCTTTTGTTGTTTTAATGAATGGAAAAGTCGTTGATCAGCAAAAATTTATTGTCATGCATTAA
- a CDS encoding DUF4236 domain-containing protein: protein MEKTILMRFSKRIKVFPGFHLNISTSGISSTIGGKGASINISKRGTYLNSSIPGTGIRFSTKLANGQSSSHYTRNESVETIIVDDPDISIETTTSDLDELTSASMLELKDTLHEVFNDRMELSKEIQQVRNELMRAKNRYVAARIFLIGFVFKVFKNKVLQKSDYLTDLEEQLKNTIVNIDIHFDENFRDAYQSLVTSYQSLLTTEKIWDITATYEQDTRITRSAASTVVDRVPVNFKFDGIPIIQSSYPAFHLENKNGGDLYIYPAFVISTTNKREFGLIDIKDIQLTCSTHRFMERGTIPSDSLIVGQTWHKVNKDGSPDRRFSGNFQIPIVQYGEITITSSTGMNETYSFSSVEKAKAFADSFNNYESCL, encoded by the coding sequence TTGGAGAAAACAATACTTATGAGATTCAGCAAAAGAATAAAAGTGTTCCCGGGCTTTCATCTAAACATCTCTACTTCCGGAATTAGTTCGACTATCGGAGGAAAAGGTGCCAGTATTAACATTAGTAAGAGAGGGACGTATTTAAACTCAAGCATTCCCGGAACCGGGATAAGGTTTAGTACCAAACTTGCCAATGGACAATCATCATCACATTATACGCGGAATGAATCTGTTGAAACCATAATCGTTGACGATCCCGATATATCCATTGAAACAACTACATCAGATCTGGATGAACTCACAAGTGCAAGTATGTTGGAACTAAAAGACACGCTTCATGAAGTGTTTAACGACAGAATGGAACTTTCAAAAGAAATCCAACAAGTCAGAAACGAGTTAATGCGTGCTAAGAACAGGTATGTGGCTGCACGAATATTTTTAATCGGTTTTGTTTTTAAGGTCTTTAAGAATAAGGTTTTACAAAAAAGTGACTACCTCACAGATCTTGAGGAACAATTAAAAAACACCATTGTAAATATTGATATTCACTTTGACGAAAATTTTCGTGATGCATATCAATCTCTTGTTACCAGCTATCAATCATTGCTAACCACAGAAAAAATCTGGGATATCACAGCAACATACGAACAGGATACACGGATAACGAGAAGTGCGGCATCAACGGTTGTCGACAGAGTCCCGGTGAATTTCAAATTCGACGGAATACCTATTATTCAGTCATCTTATCCCGCATTTCACCTGGAAAACAAGAACGGTGGTGACCTTTACATCTACCCTGCCTTTGTTATTTCCACGACAAACAAAAGAGAATTCGGCTTAATAGACATTAAGGACATTCAACTCACTTGTTCCACGCACAGGTTTATGGAACGCGGAACAATTCCGTCCGATTCACTGATCGTAGGACAAACCTGGCACAAAGTAAATAAGGATGGCAGCCCTGATCGCAGGTTTTCAGGCAATTTTCAAATTCCAATTGTACAATACGGGGAAATTACAATAACATCCTCAACAGGGATGAATGAAACATATAGTTTCAGTAGTGTGGAGAAAGCAAAAGCATTTGCAGATTCATTTAACAACTATGAGTCTTGTTTATAA
- a CDS encoding T9SS type A sorting domain-containing protein yields MTKYALFFVFIASIWSAFGQDDCATAVTLTPNAVCNYTNGSFSGMTINAPLPACATSSSQDVWYKFTATDSTMRISLSSQSGLNHGFEIIQGGCGGTVVQCVNNNGTSVSEGYFNNNFIPGQLYYVRVFNASGSVSTSSFGICVQNYPVPVNDRCVNATTLTPSTSCNYTYGTFSGAMMNGGTPSCGQGTASQDVWYKFTATDSTMRISLESVSNLNHGFEIIQGSCNGPVLNCINNNSTSISEGYFNNNFIPGQLYYVRVFNVSGNLSTLSFGICIQNYPVPVNDRCVNATTLTPSTSCNYTYGTFSGAMMNGGAPSCGQGTASQDVWYKFTATDSTMRISLESVSNLNHGFEIIQGSCNGPVLNCINNNSTSISEGYFYYDFIPGQLYYVRVFNVSGNLSTLSFGICIQNYPVPANDRCVNAITLTPSTSCNYTYGTFSGAMMNGGTPSCGQGTASQDVWYKFTATDSTMRISLESVSNLNHGFEIIQGSCNGPVLNCINNNSTSISEGYFNNNFIPGQLYYVRVFNVSGNLSTLSFGICIQNYPVPVNDRCVNATTLTPSTSCNYTYGTFSGAMMNGGIPSCGQGTASQDVWYKFTATDSTMRISLESVSNLNHGFEIIQGSCNGPVLNCINNNGASISEGYFNNNFIPGQLYYVRVFNVSGNLSTLSFGICIQNYPVPVNDRCVNATTLTPSTSCNYTYGTFSGAMMNGGAPSCGQGTTSQDVWYKFTATDSTMRISLESVSGLNHGFEIIQGSCNGPVLHCINNNSTSISEGYFYYDFIPGQLYYVRVFNVSGNLSTLSFGICIQKYPVPVNDLCVNAIELMPNNTCSTISGTFSGAMLNGNTPSCGSGTSQDAWYRFTATATSMTVQLGSVSGLNHGFQVFEGSCTGTEILCRNQNGSGISESAVLNTLTVGQTYYIRVLNTSSSLSTATFSICLIGPPPSACTPAVLITASATSICQGESVTFTATPTYGGTAPSYQWKINGTNVGTNSPSFTSSTLANANNVVCVMTSNAACASPLTATSNTIVMTVTATVNPTFTQVSPICSGGSFALPATSNNGITGTWNPAITNTATTTYTFTPDGGQCANAATMTVTVNNAVVPTFTQVPAICSGGSFTLPATSNNGIAGTWSPAINNTATTTYTFTPNSGGCTSTVTMTVNVNNTVVPAFNQVAAICTGGSFTLPTTSDNGITGTWSPAINNTATTTYTFTPNAGQCATTTTMTVTVNTPSITPAFNQIPAICSGESFTLPATSTNGISGTWSPAINNTATTTYTFTPNTGQCGVTTTMTVTVNGTLTAPAFNQVAAICQGDSFTLPATSTNGISGTWSPAINNTATTTYTFTPNSGQCASTATMTVTVNNTVTPTFTAIPAICSGETITLPAISTNGISGTWSPAVNNTATTTYTFTPASGQCVQTATMTVVVNSVNTTVNTSGITITAAATGATYQWINCTTNQAIAGATNASFNPVQNGSYAVIVTQNNCSDTSNCVVISTVGVESLEQNGWNVYPNPVTDQLFIEAIESAEITIIDMAGKTILSETLQPGKNTLNVSLLTRGVYFIRSGSGANVKFVKQ; encoded by the coding sequence ATGACAAAATACGCTCTCTTTTTTGTTTTTATCGCGTCTATCTGGTCTGCTTTCGGCCAGGATGATTGTGCGACAGCAGTGACGCTGACACCGAATGCGGTATGTAACTACACCAACGGTTCCTTTAGTGGAATGACGATTAATGCCCCGCTTCCTGCTTGTGCTACTTCGTCTTCGCAGGACGTGTGGTATAAATTCACGGCAACGGATTCTACCATGCGCATTTCCTTGTCGTCGCAGTCGGGTTTGAACCACGGATTTGAGATTATCCAGGGTGGCTGCGGCGGAACAGTGGTACAATGTGTGAACAACAACGGGACCAGTGTCAGCGAAGGCTATTTCAATAATAACTTCATTCCCGGACAATTGTACTATGTGCGGGTATTTAACGCTTCCGGTTCTGTAAGTACATCTTCCTTTGGGATCTGTGTGCAGAATTACCCTGTCCCGGTCAATGACCGTTGTGTCAATGCCACGACTTTAACCCCGTCAACAAGCTGCAACTATACCTACGGTACGTTCAGCGGAGCAATGATGAATGGCGGAACTCCTTCCTGCGGGCAGGGAACTGCTTCCCAGGACGTTTGGTACAAATTCACCGCAACAGATTCTACGATGCGGATCAGCCTGGAATCTGTTTCGAACCTGAATCATGGATTTGAGATCATCCAGGGCAGCTGCAACGGACCCGTTTTGAATTGCATCAATAACAACAGTACCAGCATCAGCGAAGGCTATTTCAACAATAATTTTATCCCCGGCCAATTGTACTACGTACGTGTTTTCAATGTTTCCGGGAACTTATCGACCTTATCATTCGGGATTTGCATTCAAAATTACCCGGTGCCTGTCAATGACCGTTGTGTCAATGCCACAACTTTAACCCCATCAACAAGCTGCAACTATACCTACGGTACATTCAGCGGAGCAATGATGAACGGCGGAGCTCCTTCCTGCGGGCAGGGAACTGCTTCGCAGGACGTTTGGTATAAATTCACCGCAACAGATTCTACGATGCGGATCAGCCTGGAGTCCGTTTCTAATCTGAATCATGGATTTGAGATCATCCAGGGCAGCTGCAACGGTCCGGTTTTGAATTGTATCAATAACAACAGTACGAGTATCAGTGAGGGGTATTTTTACTACGATTTTATTCCCGGACAATTGTACTATGTGCGTGTGTTCAATGTTTCCGGGAACTTATCGACCTTATCATTCGGGATTTGCATTCAAAATTACCCGGTCCCTGCAAACGACCGTTGTGTCAATGCCATAACTTTAACCCCATCAACAAGCTGCAACTATACCTACGGTACATTCAGCGGGGCGATGATGAACGGCGGAACTCCTTCCTGCGGGCAGGGAACTGCTTCGCAGGACGTTTGGTATAAATTCACCGCAACAGATTCTACGATGCGGATCAGCCTGGAGTCCGTTTCTAATCTGAATCATGGATTTGAGATCATCCAGGGCAGCTGCAACGGTCCGGTTTTGAATTGTATCAATAACAACAGTACCAGCATCAGCGAAGGCTATTTCAACAATAATTTTATTCCGGGACAACTGTATTACGTCCGTGTGTTCAATGTTTCGGGGAACTTATCTACTTTATCATTCGGGATTTGCATTCAAAATTACCCGGTGCCTGTCAATGATCGTTGTGTCAATGCCACGACTTTAACACCGTCAACAAGCTGCAATTATACCTACGGTACATTCAGCGGAGCAATGATGAACGGCGGAATTCCTTCCTGCGGGCAGGGAACCGCTTCCCAGGACGTTTGGTATAAATTCACAGCAACAGATTCCACGATGCGGATCAGCCTGGAATCTGTTTCGAACCTGAATCATGGATTTGAAATTATCCAGGGCAGTTGCAATGGACCCGTTTTGAATTGCATCAATAACAACGGTGCCAGCATCAGCGAAGGTTATTTCAACAATAATTTTATTCCGGGACAACTGTATTATGTCCGTGTTTTCAATGTTTCCGGGAATTTATCGACGCTATCATTCGGGATTTGTATTCAAAATTACCCGGTGCCTGTCAATGACCGTTGTGTCAATGCCACAACTTTAACCCCATCAACAAGCTGCAACTATACCTACGGAACATTCAGCGGAGCGATGATGAACGGCGGAGCTCCTTCCTGCGGGCAGGGAACCACTTCCCAGGACGTTTGGTATAAATTTACAGCAACAGATTCCACGATGCGAATCAGCCTGGAGTCTGTTTCCGGCCTGAATCATGGATTTGAGATCATCCAGGGCAGCTGCAACGGTCCGGTTTTACATTGTATCAATAACAACAGTACGAGTATCAGCGAAGGGTATTTTTACTACGATTTTATACCCGGACAACTCTATTATGTGCGCGTTTTCAATGTTTCGGGGAACTTATCGACCTTATCATTCGGGATCTGCATTCAAAAATACCCGGTGCCGGTGAACGACTTGTGTGTAAACGCCATCGAGTTGATGCCGAATAATACCTGCAGTACTATTTCAGGCACATTCAGCGGGGCAATGCTGAACGGGAATACACCTTCCTGCGGATCAGGAACTTCACAGGATGCGTGGTACCGCTTCACAGCAACCGCAACCAGCATGACCGTGCAGTTAGGATCTGTTTCCGGGTTGAACCATGGTTTCCAGGTGTTTGAAGGGAGTTGTACGGGAACTGAAATCCTTTGCCGCAACCAAAACGGATCGGGGATCAGTGAATCGGCGGTATTGAATACATTGACCGTAGGACAGACGTATTACATCCGTGTTTTGAACACATCTTCTTCTTTGAGCACCGCTACTTTCAGTATTTGTTTGATCGGCCCGCCGCCGAGTGCTTGTACTCCGGCTGTGTTGATTACTGCATCTGCTACCTCCATTTGCCAGGGAGAAAGTGTGACATTTACCGCTACACCCACTTACGGCGGAACAGCACCTTCCTACCAATGGAAAATCAACGGAACCAACGTTGGAACGAATAGTCCTTCATTTACAAGTTCAACGCTTGCCAACGCCAATAACGTGGTTTGTGTCATGACCAGTAATGCAGCCTGTGCTTCACCGCTAACAGCTACCAGCAATACGATCGTAATGACAGTCACTGCAACAGTCAACCCAACTTTCACACAGGTTTCCCCGATTTGCTCCGGGGGATCGTTTGCACTTCCGGCTACATCCAACAACGGAATTACCGGAACGTGGAATCCTGCGATCACCAATACCGCCACCACGACCTATACATTCACACCCGATGGCGGACAGTGTGCCAATGCCGCAACGATGACCGTTACCGTAAACAATGCGGTTGTTCCTACTTTTACCCAGGTTCCTGCTATTTGTTCAGGCGGATCATTTACGCTTCCAGCAACGTCCAATAACGGCATTGCCGGAACATGGAGCCCTGCGATCAACAATACAGCTACAACCACCTACACGTTTACGCCAAACAGCGGAGGTTGCACAAGTACTGTAACGATGACCGTTAACGTAAATAATACGGTTGTTCCTGCATTCAACCAGGTTGCAGCGATTTGTACGGGCGGATCATTTACACTTCCAACTACTTCCGACAATGGAATAACCGGAACGTGGAGTCCTGCCATCAATAACACTGCAACGACCACGTATACTTTTACGCCGAATGCGGGGCAATGTGCCACAACTACAACGATGACCGTAACGGTGAATACACCTTCGATCACACCGGCATTCAACCAAATTCCTGCGATTTGTAGCGGTGAATCATTTACGCTTCCTGCTACTTCCACGAACGGAATCAGCGGAACATGGAGTCCTGCGATCAACAACACCGCCACCACAACCTACACATTTACCCCGAATACCGGGCAATGCGGAGTTACCACAACGATGACGGTTACTGTGAACGGAACTTTGACGGCCCCGGCTTTCAACCAGGTAGCGGCCATTTGTCAGGGAGATTCCTTTACGCTTCCTGCCACTTCCACGAATGGAATCAGCGGAACGTGGAGTCCGGCGATCAATAACACGGCAACGACCACTTATACGTTCACTCCGAACTCCGGCCAGTGTGCGTCTACTGCAACAATGACTGTTACAGTAAACAATACGGTTACACCGACCTTTACAGCTATTCCGGCGATTTGTTCGGGAGAAACGATTACACTTCCAGCGATTTCCACTAACGGCATCAGCGGAACGTGGAGTCCGGCGGTGAATAATACAGCTACGACCACTTACACATTTACACCGGCATCCGGACAATGTGTTCAAACGGCAACGATGACGGTGGTTGTCAACAGTGTGAATACAACAGTCAATACATCCGGAATTACGATAACTGCAGCTGCAACCGGTGCGACTTACCAATGGATCAATTGTACAACGAACCAGGCAATCGCAGGAGCAACGAATGCATCGTTCAACCCGGTCCAAAACGGTTCGTACGCAGTAATCGTGACGCAAAACAACTGTTCGGATACTTCGAATTGTGTGGTCATTTCTACAGTAGGAGTAGAGTCGTTGGAACAAAACGGCTGGAATGTTTACCCGAACCCCGTGACCGACCAATTGTTTATTGAAGCAATAGAATCCGCAGAGATAACGATCATCGACATGGCGGGGAAAACGATCCTGTCGGAAACATTGCAACCCGGTAAAAACACATTGAATGTGAGCTTACTGACCAGAGGAGTTTATTTTATCCGTTCCGGATCAGGAGCGAATGTGAAGTTTGTGAAGCAATAG